A stretch of Lycium ferocissimum isolate CSIRO_LF1 unplaced genomic scaffold, AGI_CSIRO_Lferr_CH_V1 ctg3695, whole genome shotgun sequence DNA encodes these proteins:
- the LOC132044133 gene encoding uncharacterized protein LOC132044133 produces the protein MEWRKCYLDVILVPLGFMISMAYHAWLWHKVKTQPHSTIIGTNGSGRRLWVSAIMKDNEKKNILAVQTFRNTIMGTTLMATTAILLCSGLAAVISSTYSVKKPLNDAVYGGHGEFMVALKYVTLLLFFLFSFICYSISIRFINQVNFLINCPPDHLGILSTEYISELLEKAFILNTVANRLFYAALTLVLWIFGPVLVFLSSVSLVTVLYNLDFVISHDEKGKMIHHHHENGNGDEFVISV, from the exons atggaATGGAGGAAATGTTATTTGGATGTGATATTAGTTCCATTAGGGTTTATGATAAGCATGGCATATCATGCTTGGTTATGGCATAAGGTTAAGACACAACCTCATTCAACTATTATTGGAACCAATGGTAGTGGCAGACGTTTATGGGTTTCTGCTATAATGAAG gataatgaaaagaaaaacatcTTGGCTGTTCAAACATTCAGAAACACCATAATGGGAACAACCCTAATGGCCACAACCGCAATCCTTTTATGTTCTGGCCTAGCTGCTGTGATAAGTAGCACTTATAGTGTCAAGAAACCATTGAACGATGCCGTTTATGGGGGCCATGGAGAATTTATGGTGGCACTAAAATATGTGACACTATTGCTATTTTTCCTCTTCTCATTCATTTGTTATTCCATATCAATTAGGTTCATCAACCAAGTGAATTTCCTCATCAATTGTCCACCAGACCATTTGGGAATATTGAGCACTGAATATATTTCAGAGTTACTTGAAAAAGCCTTCATTTTGAATACTGTGGCTAATAGGTTGTTCTATGCTGCATTAACACTTGTACTTTGGATCTTTGGGCCTGTGTTAGTTTTCTTGAGTTCTGTTAGTCTTGTAACAGTGCTTTACAATCTTGATTTTGTGATTTCTCATgatgaaaagggaaaaatgatACATCATCATCATGAGAATGGAAATGGTGATGAATTTGTAATATCTGTCTGA